The following are encoded in a window of Phaseolus vulgaris cultivar G19833 chromosome 3, P. vulgaris v2.0, whole genome shotgun sequence genomic DNA:
- the LOC137808808 gene encoding uncharacterized protein, translating into MGSTANNNNNDISEEHRTILQTLQIQMQELLQKGVIDQLRQDEERKRREEERQQHAEEIAQLKEQNKRLLDRLEQSEREGHSRAPSPSPFQSGTRTIAQAIPHTSLVQHTRQSVKPVTPNEVANPKGHPFTDDIIATPLPDKWRGLTINLYDGSTDPDEHLNIFRTQMTLYTTDRTVWCKVFPTSLREGPLGWFSDLPPNSIASFDALELKFTTQYATSRPHRTSSMSLLNVKQERGESLRTFMNRFSKVCMNIRNLNPEIAMHHLVSAILPGRFTESLIKRPPCNMDELRTRATKFMQIEEHIDYHRKTYAENTDKSKGIRPPTIPTDRERHRPNGGPRFHNYTPLIVPRGKVLDEALQIELIPTLRPSQTPPNADTSKHCQYHRNYGHTTEGCQALKDKIEELVQAGHLRKFVKTTITAPRSPQRDHDPRERSGRRDDRTRDNHYRSNRRKRSESPIRRTRPKSESPERRSRTKQKVRTVINTIAGPVSLGQPPQEINYIAGGFAGGGCSNSARKKHLRAIQSVHSTPTQRRPHIPPITFTDEDFTAIDPSQDDPMVITVEIDKFAIAKVLVDQGSSVDILYWETFKKMKIPEAEIQPYNEQIVGFSGERVDTKGFIDLYTTFGDDYLSKTINIRYLLVNANTSYNILLGRPSINRLKAIVSTPHLAMKFPSVNGDIATVHVDQKTARECYVASLKVEPTRRLYTTSAERTTERRGRSTERRSRGRESRRHLVALVDLDPRLDDPRMEAGEDLQPIFLRDKDRKTYMGTSLKPDDRETIGKTLTKNADLFAWTAADMPGVKSDVITHRLSVYTEARPIAQKKRKLGEERRKAAREETDKLIQAGFIQKAHYTTWLANVVMVKKTNGKWRMCVDYTDLNKACPKDSYPLPTIDRLVDGAAGHQILSFLDAYSGYNQIQMYHRDREKTAFRTDSDNFFYEVMPFGLKNAGATYQRLMDHVFHDMIGRNVEVYVDDIVVKSDSCEQHVSDLKEVFQALRQYRMCLNPEKCAFGVEGGKFLGFMLTHRGIEANPEKCKAITEMRSPNGLKEIQRLVGRLTSLSRFVPKLAERTRPIIKLLKKTSKFEWTDECEQNFQQLKAFLASPPVIQKPNAREPIVVYLAVSNEAVSSALVQEIEAEERPVYFVSRVLHDAETRYQMVEKVAFALVITARRMRMYFQNHKVIVRTNYPIMKILTKPDLAGRMIGWAVELSEFHIEYQPRGAIKSQALADFTAELTPYPTERTPRWTLYVDGSSNSRSSGAGVVLEGPGEIVVEQAMKFEFKTSNNQAEYEAIIAGLHLAIELEITNIICKSDSRLVVGQLTGEYEVRETLLQQYFHFVKNLLNRFKEISFQHVRRENNTRADALSRLATLKKKGVHRSAIHVTLAKPSVGTEECMATDTQPNWMTPIKQYLTDGVCDPHLEKTMKLQAARYILIGEDLYRRGYSRPLLKCLGPEQVTYVMTELHEGICGTHSGARTMSAKILRAGYYWPTLQGDCTEYVQKCVKCQEFGTLLHQKPEHLHYILSPWPFVKWGMDIIGPFTPGKGQCKFLLVGIDYFTKWIEAEPLTAITARNVQSFVWKNIVCRFGLPQIIITDNGRQFTDRGLVEFYEKLHIKHITSSVEHPQTNGQAEAANKVILNELKKRLGPSKGNWTEELLEVLWAYRCTPQSTTQETPYSLTYGTEAMIPVEIGEPSLRRQTLDLDLNKESLLVGLDLINELRDKCKIREEACKIRAARRYNSKVKPRSYQKGDLVWRMRSDAWKDGGKFSSNWEGPFRISDTATGGAYYLEYLSGKSVPRTWNATHLKFYYS; encoded by the coding sequence ATGGGCTCAACggcaaacaacaacaacaatgatATCTCTGAAGAGCATAGGACCATACTACAAACCCTCCAGATTCAGATGCAGGAGTTACTCCAAAAAGGAGTCATCGATCAACTTCGCCAGgatgaagaaaggaaaagacGAGAAGAAGAGCGTCAACAACACGCAGAGGAGATAGCACAATTGAAAGAACAGAACAAGAGATTGTTGGATAGACTTGAGCAATCTGAACGCGAAGGGCATTCACGTGCACCTTCTCCATCACCGTTCCAATCAGGAACAAGAACAATAGCCCAGGCTATACCTCACACGTCACTCGTTCAACACACCCGTCAGAGTGTGAAGCCAGTAACCCCAAACGAGGTAGCAAACCCGAAAGGCCATCCGTTCACTGATGACATCATAGCCACTCCTCTCCCTGACAAGTGGAGGGGCCTAACGATAAACCTTTACGACGGTTCCACAGACCCAGACGAACATCTGAATATATTTAGAACTCAAATGACCCTTTACACGACCGACCGAACGGTATGGTGTAAAGTCTTCCCCACCTCTCTCAGGGAAGGCCCCCTTGGATGGTTTTCGGACCTTCCACCCAATTCCATTGCAAGCTTCGACGCTTTGGAATTGAAGTTCACCACGCAATACGCCACAAGTAGACCTCATCGGACATCCTCCATGTCTCTTCTAAATGTCAAACAAGAAAGGGGAGAATCATTGAGAACATTCATGaacagatttagcaaagtgtgtATGAACATTCGTAATCTTAATCCAGAAATAGCCATGCATCATTTGGTCTCGGCCATACTACCAGGAAGGTTCACTGAAAGCCTTATCAAACGACCTCCGTGCAATATGGATGAATTAAGAACAAGAGCAACAAAGTTCATGCAGATAGAAGAACATATTGACTATCATCGAAAAACTTATGCTGAGAACACGGACAAGAGCAAAGGAATTCGTCCCCCCACAATACCGACCGACCGAGAACGACATCGCCCCAATGGGGGACCCCGTTTCCACAACTACACTCCCTTGATTGTACCAAGGGGTAAGGTTCTCGACGAAGCACTGCAGATTGAATTGATTCCGACATTGAGGCCATCACAAACCCCTCCCAATGCCGACACCAGTAAACATTGCCAATACCATCGTAACTATGGCCACACGACCGAAGGATGCCAAGCActgaaagataaaattgaagagCTCGTCCAGGCCGGTCATCTGCGCAAGTTCGTGAAAACCACCATCACTGCACCCAGGTCACCCCAGCGTGATCATGATCCCCGCGAACGTTCGGGACGAAGAGACGACCGGACCCGTGACAACCACTATCGTTCaaacagaagaaaaagaagcgAAAGTCCAATCAGACGAACGAGGCCTAAAAGCGAAAGCCCTGAACGTAGAAGTCGAACTAAACAAAAAGTTCGCACAGTCATCAATACAATCGCTGGACCGGTGTCGCTCGGTCAGCCCCCTcaagaaattaattacattGCAGGTGGCTTTGCGGGTGGAGGATGCTCTAATTCAGCAAGAAAAAAACATTTGAGAGCAATTCAATCCGTTCATTCGACTCCCACGCAACGCCGACCGCATATACCACCAATCACTTTCACTGACGAAGACTTCACAGCAATCGATCCATCTCAAGATGACCCCATGGTAATAACTGTGGAGATAGATAAATTTGCAATTGCAAAAGTTTTGGTAGATCAGGGTAGCTCGGTCGACATCCTATATTGGGAAACGTTTAAGAAGATGAAGATTCCAGAAGCAGAGATACAACCCTACAACGAGCAGATAGTTGGTTTCTCAGGGGAAAGAGTGGATACGAAAGGATTTATCGATCTATACACCACGTTCGGGGATGATTACCTCAGCAAGACCATCAACATACGATATCTACTCGTTAATGCCAATACATCGTACAATATTTTGCTCGGTCGACCATCTATCAACAGATTGAAAGCCATTGTCTCAACTCCTCATTTAGCTATGAAGTTCCCCTCGGTCAATGGAGATATAGCAACCGTGCATGTAGACCAGAAGACAGCACGAGAGTGTTATGTAGCTAGCCTGAAGGTGGAGCCGACCCGAAGGCTTTATACCACGTCAGCCGAACGGACCACAGAGCGAAGAGGTCGGTCAACAGAAAGACGCTCCAGAGGAAGAGAATCTAGAAGACACTTGGTCGCTTTAGTCGATCTAGATCCTCGACTGGATGATCCCCGAATGGAAGCAGGAGAAGATCTTCAACCCATATTCCTTCGGGACAAAGACCGGAAAACATACATGGGAACATCCCTCAAACCAGACGACCGAGAGACGATCGgtaaaacattaacaaagaACGCTGATCTTTTCGCCTGGACGGCCGCAGACATGCCAGGGGTAAAATCAGATGTGATTACCCATCGATTGTCTGTTTATACAGAGGCCAGGCCGATCgctcaaaagaaaaggaaactagGTGAAGAACGGCGCAAAGCCGCACGAGAAGAAACCGACAAGCTAATCCAAGCTGGTTTTATTCAAAAGGCCCACTATACGACATGGCTAGCCAATGTAGTGATGGTAAAAAAGacgaatggaaaatggagaatgtgcgtagACTACACAGACCttaacaaggcgtgcccaaaggactcgtatcctctACCTACTATCGACCGGCTGGTCGACGGTGCAGCCGGTCATCAAATCTTAAGTTTCCTTGATGCTTATTCAGGTtacaatcaaatacaaatgtacCACCGTGATCGAGAAAAAACCGCGTTTAGAACAGATTCTGATAATTTCTTCTATGAAGTCATGCCGTTCGGCCTCAAGAATGCAGGAGCCACATACCAGCGACTCATGGATCACGTATTCCACGACATGATCGGTCGGAATGTAGAAGTATACGTTGACGACATCGTCGTCAAATCAGACTCTTGCGAACAACATGTTTCTGACTTAAAAGAGGTTTTTCAAGCCTTGCGTCAATACCGCATGTGTTTAAACCCGGAGAAGTGCGCGTTCGGCGTAGAAGGGGGGAAGTTcttaggcttcatgctcacacATCGGGGTATAGAGGCTAATCCAGAAAAATGCAAGGCAATCACCGAAATGCGAAGTCCCAACGGACTCAAAGAGATCCAGAGACTAGTCGGCCGTCTCACTTCGTTGTCTCGATTCGTACCCAAGCTTGCCGAACGAACGAGACCCATCATAAAACTTCTGAAGAAGACAAGTAAATTTGAATGGACAGATGAATGTGAACAAAATTTCCAACAGTTAAAAGCATTTCTGGCATCTCCAccggtcatccagaaaccgAACGCACGGGAACCCATTGTGGTCTACCTCGCCGTCTCCAATGAAGCGGTGAGTTCCGCTCTGGTACAAGAAATTGAAGCGGAAGAACGACCAGTATATTTTGTAAGTCGAGTCTTACATGACGCAGAAACCCGGTACCAAATGGTCGAAAAAGTTGCCTTCGCTTTGGTCATTACCGCACGACGGATGCGGATGTATTTCCAAAATCACAAGGTCATTGTTAGGACTAACTATCCCATTATGAAGATTCTCACCAAACCTGACCTCGCCGGACGAATGATAGGTTGGGCAGTCGAACTGTCAGAATTCCACATCGAATACCAACCCAGGGGAGCCATCAAGTCCCAAGCCCTCGCCGACTTCACAGCAGAACTCACTCCCTATCCGACCGAACGGACTCCCCGATGGACACTATACGTAGATGGGTCATCTAACAGTCGTTCGTCCGGAGCAGGAGTTGTACTTGAAGGACCAGGGGAGATTGTTGTCGAACAAGCcatgaaatttgaatttaaaacttcCAATAATCAAGCCGAATACGAAGCTATAATCGCAGGTTTGCATCTGGCGATTGAATTGgagataacaaatataatttgtaaAAGCGACTCCCGTCTAGTCGTCGGACAACTTACAGGGGAGTATGAGGTAAGAGAAACATTACTCCAACAGTATTTTCATTTCGTAAAAAATCTTCTAAACAGGTTCAAAGAAATCTCCTTCCAACACGTACGGAGGGAAAATAATACTAGGGCGGACGCTCTATCGAGATTGGCTACCCTAAAAAAGAAAGGCGTCCACCGGTCGGCCATACACGTGACCCTGGCTAAACCAAGTGTTGGTACCGAAGAATGCATGGCGACTGACACCCAACCTAACTGGATGACTCCCATAAAACAATATCTTACCGATGGTGTATGCGATCCACATTTGGAGAAAACGATGAAGTTACAAGCCGCCCGATACATACTGATTGGCGAAGATCTTTACAGGAGAGGGTATTCCCGTCCCCTCCTAAAATGCCTTGGTCCAGAACAAGTCACTTATGTAATGACCGAGTtacacgaagggatatgcggaaccCATTCAGGAGCGCGGACTATGTCCGCCAAAATTCTAAgagcaggatactactggccgaccttACAGGGAGACTGCACTGAATACGTTCAAAAGTGCGTGAAATGTCAAGAGTTCGGCACCTTATTGCACCAAAAACCAGAACACTTGCACTACATCCTATCCCCTTGGCCGTTCGTGAAATGGGGAATGGATATTATCGGACCTTTCACACCCGGAAAAGGGCAATGCAAGTTCCTACTGGTGGGTATAGATTACTTTACCAAATGGATTGAGGCTGAACCACTAACAGCCATCACCGCCCGGAACGTACAaagctttgtgtggaaaaacattgtcTGCAGGTTCGGCCTACCTCAGATCATTATCACAGACAACGGTCGACAGTTCACCGACCGTGGGCTAGTTGAATTCTATGAGAAACTTCACATCAAACATATAACGAGttcggtcgaacaccctcaaACCAACGGTCAGGCGGAAGCCGCCAACAAAGTTATTCTCAATGAGTTAAAGAAGAGACTTGGCCCGTCCAAGGGAAATTGGACTGAAGAATTGTTAGAGGTTCTGTGGGCTTATCGTTGTACTCCCCAGTCAACAACTCAAGAAACACCTTATAGCCTGACGTACGGCACAGAAGCCATGATTCCGGTCGAAATCGGCGAGCCTTCACTACGCCGACAGACGTTAGACCTAGACTTAAACAAGGAAAGTCTACTAGTCGGCCTCGACCTCATCAATGAATTAAGGGACAAATGCAAGATAAGGGAAGAAGCATGCAAGATACGAGCAGCACGAAGGTACAACTCCAAAGTGAAGCCACGAAGCTATCAGAAAGGAGATCTAGTTTGGCGCATGCGCAGCGACGCCTGGAAGGATGGaggaaagttttcaagcaatTGGGAAGGTCCGTTCCGCATCTCCGACACAGCAACAGGAGGAGCTTATTACTTAGAATATTTGTCAGGAAAATCTgtaccgagaacgtggaatgccacgcatctcaaattctaTTACAGTTGA
- the LOC137808809 gene encoding probable ribonuclease P/MRP protein subunit POP5: MVGFRNRYMVMEVFVNPNRDKVGNDSIIITQFNVSKAVKDSLLENFGECGLASSLGSFQGSIRACKNAALKCEESKFEHYKLIVGDRFSTADSDGMNSCLNKIKVLEH; encoded by the exons ATGGTGGGATTCAGAAACAGATACATGGTGATGGAGGTTTTTGTCAACCCTAATAGAGACAAAGTGGGCAATGATTCTATTATAATTACACAGTTTAATGTCTCCAAAGCTGTGAAAGACAGCCTTTTGGAGAATTTTGGGGAGTGTGGTTTGGCTTCATCGTTGGGATCATTCCAAG GAAGTATAAGGGCTTGTAAAAATGCTGCCTTGAAGTGTGAGGAATCAAAGTTTGAACATTACAAACTCATCGTTGGTGATCGATTCTCTACTGCCGATTCTGATGGCATGAATTCTTGTCTCAACAAGATCAAAGTTTTGGAACACTGA